The following coding sequences are from one Lycium ferocissimum isolate CSIRO_LF1 chromosome 3, AGI_CSIRO_Lferr_CH_V1, whole genome shotgun sequence window:
- the LOC132049875 gene encoding aquaporin PIP2-7-like, with product MSKEVIEEGQTHHHGKDYVDPPPAPLLDMAELTKWSFYRALIAEFIATLLFLYVTVATVIGHKKLNGVNPCDGVGILGIAWAFGGMIFVLVYCTAGISGGHINPAVTFGLFLARKVSLIRAIAYIIAQSLGAICGVGFVKAFMKHDYNIEGGGGNFVAPGYNKGTALGAEIIGTFVLVYTVFSATDPKRSARDSHVPVLAPLPIGFAVFMVHLATIPITGTGINPARSFGAAVIINRKNIWDDQWIFWVGPMVGAMAAAIYHQFVLRAGAVKALGSFRSNPSN from the exons ATGTCAAAGGAAGTGATTGAAGAAGGACAAACACATCACCATGGAAAAGACTATGTTGACCCTCCACCAGCACCACTTCTTGATATGGCTGAGTTAACTAAATGGTCTTTTTACAGAGCACTTATAGCTGAGTTCATAGCTACACTTCTCTTCCTTTATGTTACTGTTGCGACTGTTATTGGACACAAGAAACTTAATGGTGTCAACCCATGTGATGGTGTTGGTATTCTTGGAATTGCATGGGCTTTTGGTGGCAtgatttttgttcttgtttacTGTACTGCTGGCATTTCTG gtGGTCACATTAACCCTGCAGTGACATTTGGGTTATTCTTGGCAAGGAAAGTGTCATTGATAAGAGCAATTGCATACATAATAGCACAATCACTTGGTGCTATTTGTGGTGTTGGTTTTGTGAAGGCATTCATGAAGCATGACTACAACATAGAAGGTGGTGGTGGTAACTTTGTGGCACCTGGTTACAACAAGGGCACTGCTTTGGGTGCTGAGATTATTGGAACTTTTGTGCTTGTTTACACTGTTTTCTCTGCTACTGACCCTAAGAGAAGTGCTCGTGACTCTCATGTCCCT GTTTTGGCTCCTCTGCCAATTGGATTTGCTGTTTTCATGGTTCAtttggccaccatccccattaCTGGAACTGGCATCAACCCTGCTAGAAGCTTTGGTGCTGCTGTCATTATCAACAGGAAAAACATCTGGGATGACCAA TGGATCTTTTGGGTTGGACCAATGGTGGGAGCAATGGCAGCGGCGATATACCATCAGTTTGTATTGAGAGCTGGAGCTGTTAAAGCTTTGGGATCTTTCAGAAGCAACCCAAGCAACTAA